Part of the Pyricularia oryzae 70-15 chromosome 3, whole genome shotgun sequence genome, ATATGTTGTGTTATCGAGTGACGATCCATCATGCACATCGTCACAATCAATGTCTTTTTGTAATTGTCGCATCCAAGTTTGTTGCAACTACAGTTCGTCCCTGTCTTTAATTCAGTTGCCTAGGTGGTCACTTGATCTTGGGCTTGGCTGGCGTAGGTGGCAGACAGACTGAAGAAGCCCCAGTCTACCGGAAAAAGGTGACCAACCAGACCTGCCTATTCTCAATTAGCGCGTCTCTCCACAAGTACCTCCTAAATTCTAGTACTCAGTTACCtgagctaggtacctacctcccCGCAAAGGTGCGTCGCAAACCGCCAATAAATTGGCCGATCTAAGCCTAGACGAGCCCAGGAAGCCCAGAAAGCGGCGCCGCCCACCGCCTTCCACCTTTACCTCCATTTTAGGCTGACCTCATTGCGATTACTGTAGTTTCAAGGCTCACAGTGGTACCTACATACATGCAGGCAAGCCTGAGCCATCGCAATCTGCAGGCGACAACTGACAAGACCCTTTGTTTCTGCCAGCCCGAGGTCTGATCAGCAACAAAGTCCCACAGCATCCCCGTTCGACACAACAACAGTAGAGCACCAGTGCCTACGTCCCAGGGTTAGGTACATTAACTTGTCCTTATTATTGGCGCTGCCGTTTCGACTGAAGTCATCGACAACCGAGTGTGCCAACCCCCTCGTCGTCCCCAGGCCCGTTCGTCTGGTCCATTTCACAAAACCACACTATTACCACTTGGCCATAATCATCCTCCGCGTTCTGACGGTCAAAATTCAACTCCATTTCCACGAGCTACGATAAAGCGTCCAATAAAGAACCGTACTGAGCCCTAAGATTTAAGCGGGGGAGGATTCTATCAATTCAAGAAGGCGTAGCTGAGCACGCTGCTCCAAACGCAGCACCATGGCCAACAGGAATTACGATGTACTCGTATGTAACTTGTCGTGAAGTGGCCGGCGCGCGCTGTGTTCGGCCCACATATACCACGATGAGGAGTTTCGACTAACAGAGGAAACGCTCCGCAACCAAACAGATCAAGCTGCTGCTCATAGGCGACTCGGGCGTGGGTAAATCCTGCTGCCTCCTGCGGTTCAGCGAAGACTCTTTCACGCCGTCATTCATCACCACGATCGGCATCGACTTCAAGATCCGCACAATCGAACTCGACGGTAAACGGGTCAAGCTGCAGATATGGGACACCGCCGGTCAGGAACGCTTCCGCACCATCACGACCGCATACTATCGCGGAGCCATGGGCATCCTGCTAGTCTACGACGTCACCGACGAGAGGTCCTTTAATAGTAAGCTAACTCAGTGTCTCTCTCTCAGTTGCTGTCACCTCTTTTGCCTCGGGCTTTGTTCTTTTCCTCGTGCTGTCTGTTACCAGGGCCCTCTTTGCTGACCGCTACAATCTTTCAACGCAGACATTCGCACGTGGTTCGCAAACGTCGAGCAGCACGCCAGCGAGGGTGTGAACAAGATCCTAATCGGAAACAAGTGCGATTGGGAGGAGAAGCGGGCCGTGTCTACAGAGCAAGGCCAAGCGTTGGCCGACGAGCTCGGCATTCCATTCCTTGAGGTTTCGGCTAAGGGCAACATCAACATCGACAAGGCGTTCTACAGCTTAGCATCCGACATCAAGAAGCGTACCATTGATACGCAAAAAGACTTCCAAAACCCCGGCTCCGTCAACGTCAACGCCGGCGCGCAAGGCAACTCCGCAGGCGGCATGGGCGGAAAGTGCTGCTAGAGGAAGATGGAGAATCCAGAAGTGCAGCAGTACATCTGCGATGATCATTGATgacttttttgtttgctcATGAGGAAATGCTTGGGAAGGATTTTTGATTCCGAAATTGACTCAGCTTCGTCCAAGCATTTTCAGCCAGTTACTGAAACGGCCCATATGCCCATTGGTGAGGTTCCTTGTGAGGAATATCCTCTGAGATATTCGGTCGATGCTTTAGCGAAAGCAGACATGAGCGCGGGAGCGAGGCTCTGCTGGCCACGCCAGCTAGAGCTATACACGAATGGCGCGGGGGAGGCAGAGCTGTCGCATTTTTCTTTCTACAGCATATATGCAGTGTCGACTCTTTTTATTTCCTCTTGCCGGTTCCACGAGCGCCTTTACTCACTGGCGTCATATGATATTACGCAATCTGGCTGGATGCGAGTCGTTGTGTATGGGGCGAGTCCTCTTGCATGCAtggtttgtcttttttttgccatgAGCGCGAGCGAGGAGAAGCTAGGTCGAGGTGACTGGTAAGAATGTTGCAAATATTTGGCCACGGAGTTTGGGTTGACTTGATAGTTCTTTGCTAGTATTACATTGCCTTTGATTGAGTACCATAGACATCTTCTCTTGTCTCTTCTAAATTGTGGCTACATTTAATAATCTCCAAGAAAGATAACTTCTTTTGCTACAAGGCATGAGCTCCCGCTGCGATATGACAAGCTTACAGTCGTCCGTCCTTCTAATCGTAACTCTTTATCAAAACATGGGCGAGTCGGGTGCCCAAAAGTTGCATCTACCAGAGAGCTGTAGTTTTTACAAAAAAGACTATTTCTCCGTTATTGAAGACAAGTTTCCTCGTGTGCCACTCCCGCGCAAAACGTTTGGCCTCGGTGCTATCCTCAAACGATAAAATATAACGCATATAGAGTGCGTCGTTGTCCGTTTCGTTGCTGGCTTCGACAGCTTGTGTCAGCTCGACCGCCTGACGTAGCGTATCACCGGAGTTGTCGACCCCAGACTCCTTCCTTGCCGCTCGAGCGGCAGGCGACATGTCGATGCGGAGCGGCAGGACCGAGGCGCCACCGCGCAGCCGCCAGCGCAGGTTTCGACGCTCGCCGTCGGCAGCTATCAGACGGCCGAGGGCGGACCTCGAGAAGCcgttgccgctgccgcccgaAACGACAAGCAGGACCTGGGCCGAGCGTGCAACGCAAGGAGGTTTGTCTTTTGGATCGGGCCGAAAGGGGCCATACAGATCGAGCTCGGCGTCGGGAGGAGCAAGGGTGAAGGCGCGGGTTTCCGCCGCAAAATCTCGTGGATGTGGCTTCGGCTTTGCAGCTGGCTGTGGTGGCGCTTGTGACCGCGGCTTGAGAGCTCCCCATGGCATGGCTAGAGCTGGCTGCTGTCCACCGGTGGCCTCTGCGTTACCTTTGTCTTGCTCCATAATGGATTCCAACTCTTCAAGAGCATCGCCCGCGAGCTTCGATTTCCTCTTCGCTTTAGCTTTGGCTCTCTTTCGTTGCTCCTTCCGTGGCAAGGGCGGATGGGCGAGCACGGCCTTAAGTTCCTTGGATAGTTTATGCAGACGAAGGGCCTCATCGCGGTAGCGCAATGCGCCGGCCTCCGACTCAAAATAGAGCAGGTAGTGGTCGAGGCCCTCCTGAGTACTCGGGTGACGGGCCTGGGTCACAGCCGCCAGGCTGCCTTGCGTGGTCCAGTAATGCACATGGTCTGACTGCGGTGCCAGGCGGTAAAAGTCAGACGGTTGAAGGTTAGCAGATGTGCCCGTCAGCCGGAGCAGCCATGGGGACTGCGGTTCCGTTGATTGTGGTTCCGATTCATCGCCTTGGGCGAGTAATTGGTTGTCCTTAAGGTCCTGGAGGAGCTGCCTCCATTCTGCGTCGATAGCTTCGGTTAGGGGCGGCTTTGGTCTGAGGTCTCGTTGCGACAAGTTGGAGTCAGCAGCCGAGTTCGAATATGTGCTCGTGCTGTAGGGGCGAACGGAAAACAACCTCCGCGCAATTGTCGGAGGTAGCTTCAGCCGTCCCAACACCATATGGGCGGTTTGACGGCGGCAAAAACGAGAAGCATTAAAGCTGTGGTTGGTGGTTTCTAGAGATGGGTCGTTCGTGAAAAAACATGGGCGCGATTAGCTTCGAAAACGGCGTCAATTGCAGGCATTTGACTGGCCCCAAATTTTAACTGGATGCCCCGCCTGTCGGCTCCATAAAACACGGCAGCGTACAAGGTACCAAGCATCAAATGTAACAGCCAAGGCTTGTAGCTAACGAAGCAGGTAAACCCCCACCTACTCGGGTGTATTTTCTCTGTTCGATGCGCTCCTCCATTGTGCATCTTGCCTGGCTCaatataggtaggtacccagtTAATTTTAAAGCTTTTTTCTGCATCGTTCTTTTCAGGCACCCGCTGCCTTTGGGAGTACAAGACAATACATTACTTGAACATAAGGCCCTTGGCTGAGAAGCCTCAAAGCCGCAAACATTCAGTGCTGGCACCCGGTGTTTTGTTGCTTGGCTTGGCAAAATTTAGGGCCTAAAGGGGCTTGTGCCATTATAGCTCACTCGGGATATCACCATGGCCATCAAAAAGTCTATCGAGGTCAAGCTTCGACCTACCGTGGCTGGCGGCAAGACTCCTGAACCCTTAAAGGGTGCATCTCGCATACAGATCAGAAAGGACTCCTTGATCGAGCTGACGGGGACTGTGGACAACGGCAGAGCCTGCTACATCGAACGGGTTGACCCAGATGCTACCGGCAGTTCTCAGAGGAGAGAGGCCATACTATGGCTCACTCCTGATCCGAACCTGGGCCGAGGGGTGGCCAAAGTTAGCTTGCCTTTCCGCGAGGCAGGCGACCTGAACTTGACCGACCAGTATCGAATCGTGGTAGCCGACACGCCTTCTGAAGACGCCAGGGACATTTTGTTTGAGGATATCACCGAGAGCGAATCATCAGCCCCAATCCAAGAGGTATGGACGCAGGCCTGGTTAGCAATGCTAAAAGCAGAAATTGGTAGGTCATTGAAAGAATAGCAGgacgggggggggggggggggggggggggggggaattCGGGAAGGAGGTGGAACGACTCATTCTCCAAAATTGGTGACTATACACTGACGATGAGCACATTCTCCTTTTTCACCAGAAATCCTTGACTATGTTTTCCCCGGAATAGTTCTCAAGGACCTTGTTTTTGCCAGAGACAAAAGAACATTCAGAGTCCGTTCAGTAAATGGCTCAGAAACCAACAACTGCCGTGTCAAGCCAGGGCTTGCAGAGATCGTCATTGCCACAAGCGTGGACGGCAATGAGGGTAGTCGTGATGATCAGCCTTCAGATCTTCAAATACCCCAGGTCTCCGGGCTGGAGGAGCAGGTTAAGAAGCTCAATGACTTCTTGTTAGTCTCAAGCTCGGATCGGGAATCCAATACGGGATGGCACGGCCTCGTCCTCCATGGTGGCAGCGGTACTGGAAAGACAATGCTTCTGGACCATGTATCTAGGACAAGATGGGGCTCGGTCCACCGTGTCAAGGCGTCTGACAAGAGCAAGGACATTCAGGACATATTCCAGACCGTCACCGGACAGGCGCGAAGTATTGTGCTGATTGACGATTTGGACGAGCTCATCGATAAGGAGCGGGCCAACCGGAGCACCGTCATCAATGCGCTTGTCGAAGGCCTCGTCTCAGTCAGACAAGCCATCTGTGACAAGGAGAAGCCTCCAAAAGTGATCGTCATCGCAGCATGCCGGGATTACATCACCATAGTCCCTGAGAAGCTCCGGCGTCCCTATCGGCTTCAGCGAGCCATCCTTTTGCCGCCCATGGACATGTCACGACGCACCGCCGTCATTTCAAGCCTCAACCCGCCCTTTCACCCAGATGTTAAGGAACAGATCATATGTGATTTAAGTGACCGGACACACGCCTACAACGGTCTGGACCTTCAGAAGCTCCTCTCGACGATAGATTACCTCGTGGCTGCCAAGCTTCATCACATGCAACCTGAAGCTGCCGGCACCGAATCAGATGTTAGGCCAAAGCCGCCAGCAGATACAGCATTTTACACCGATTCCCTCGAAGCAGCCCTCCTTGAAATCCGCCCGACAGCAATGCAAGATGTCAACCTGAAGCCTCCGCCAGTGCGCTGGGACGACATAAGCGGGCAGGAGAGTGTCAAGCGAGACCTGCGCCTTGCAGTTCACTTCATCACCAGGCCCAAGGAAGAGATACAAAAGTTCATCCGGGTCCCGCCCAAGGGCTTCCTGTTGTACGGGCCGCCCGGCTGCTCAAAGACCATGACGGCGCAGGCCATGGCCACCGAGTCTGGGCTCAACTTCTTTGCCGTCAAGGGCGCCGAGCTGCTCAACATGTACGTGGGTGAGTCGGAGCGGCAGATCCGCGACCTGTTCAGCCGCGCCAGGGCCGCAGCCCCAAGCATGATCTTCTTTGACGAGATCGACTCCATCGCCGGGTCGCGCAAGGGCTTTGGAagtgacggcggcggcgcaacCAGCCAGGGAGGGCTCAACGTGCTCACCACCCTTCTAAACGAGATGGACGGCTTCGAGGACCTGCGCGGCGTCTTTGTGCTCGCGGCCACGAACCGCCCCCACGCCCTCGATCCGGCCATCATGCGACCCGGCCGCTTCGACGAGATCATATATGTGCCCCCGCCCGACCCGGCCGCCCGAGAGGCTATCCTGCGCAAGAACTCGGCCGGCTGCCAGCTCGCGCCCGACGTGGACTTTGCCCGCCTGGCCCAACTCACCGAGGGCAACTCGGGAGCCGAGGTTGCAGGTACCTGCCAGTCGGCGGGCAAGCTAGCCATGAGGCGTTCTCTGGACGAACCGAGCTCCGAAGGCGCAATATCAATGGCCGACTTTGAGGCAGCCATCGCCGGACAGAGGAAACAAATCACGAAGCAGATGCTCGAGGGGTACGCAGAGTGGGAAAAGCAGTTCCATtagcctttttttatttcttctcGCCTTTTATTCCTGGCTCGTCCCAATTTCTGCTCCGGCGTCAAGAGCATCACTCCCTTCGACTGATCTTTTTAtattttctttattttttttacgcAACCATTTTAGATAGGCCCTAGGCCCATGCCAGCCAGAAATCAAAATAGTAAGACATTTCACCCACTTATCTATGTAATAGTAGCAGTGAACTGTGGTATCTCGTTTAACGCCTCTATACCGCCCTAAATGAGCAAATCATGCAATCTTCCCCTGTGATCCCCTTGTTTGTGTTTAAATGACCGGATACCCTCCAGCATCCAAAAGAACGAGACTATACCCCTCCCTTAAAATCCTCAAACAATCCATCACTGTGGCGTGCCTAGGTGAGACGACGCCTATAGACACCCATCATCCAGCTTGCTCTCAGCACTGCCAGGCCGATAGCCATCTTGATGCTGTCGTGGATCAGGTTCATCTTGGAACCCTCAACCTCGTGCCAGTCGATGGGCACCTCGACCACCTTGATTCCGGGGCTCATTCCGATGACGCTGCCGTCTGCGGCTACTACGGGAGTTGCAGGGGCCGACTCGGCCAGCATGAGCATCTCAATGTCAAAGATCCAACCCTCAGAGTGCATGTACGGGATGATGTGGGGCAGCGCGGCGCGGCTGAAGAGCTTGAAACCACACTGGGTGTCTCGGATGCGCGAGGTTGCTGGCGGGGTCAAAATCATAAGCACAAAGTGAAATGACTTCATGAGGAAGTTGCGAAGAGCCGAGCGCTGTATGATAATAGCATATGTAAGTCACATCTTCAGGGTGCTTTGCCCGCATCAAGGGAGAAAACAAGTCGGCTTCCCAAACGAAACATACCTTAACTACGGCCTCGCTGCCGACCAAGTGGCCCCTGCTTCCGATGGCAACGCCACGGTTCGAGCCGTCCACCACATCCTCACAGCCCTCAACCAGCTTGCCCAGGTCGCTAAACTTGGAGGCGCCATCGGCGTCGGCAAATACGACGTACTCACCGCGGGCGTGGCGGAAGCCGTGCGTGACACCGCCACCCTTGCCGCGGTTCTTGGCCAGGGTGACGACGCGGACGATATCGTGCAGCCCACGATCGCGAGCAAAGTCGAGCGCGACCTGGACGGTGCAGTCTGTGCTGCCGTCGTTGACGATGATAATCTCGTAGCCAGTGAGGGGCTCCGGCACGGCCTGGTGCTTCTTAAGCGCCAGCCGCTTGGGCGTGGTGGGG contains:
- a CDS encoding GTP-binding protein ypt2; translation: MANRNYDVLIKLLLIGDSGVGKSCCLLRFSEDSFTPSFITTIGIDFKIRTIELDGKRVKLQIWDTAGQERFRTITTAYYRGAMGILLVYDVTDERSFNNIRTWFANVEQHASEGVNKILIGNKCDWEEKRAVSTEQGQALADELGIPFLEVSAKGNINIDKAFYSLASDIKKRTIDTQKDFQNPGSVNVNAGAQGNSAGGMGGKCC
- a CDS encoding ATPase, translating into MAIKKSIEVKLRPTVAGGKTPEPLKGASRIQIRKDSLIELTGTVDNGRACYIERVDPDATGSSQRREAILWLTPDPNLGRGVAKVSLPFREAGDLNLTDQYRIVVADTPSEDARDILFEDITESESSAPIQEVWTQAWLAMLKAEIEILDYVFPGIVLKDLVFARDKRTFRVRSVNGSETNNCRVKPGLAEIVIATSVDGNEGSRDDQPSDLQIPQVSGLEEQVKKLNDFLLVSSSDRESNTGWHGLVLHGGSGTGKTMLLDHVSRTRWGSVHRVKASDKSKDIQDIFQTVTGQARSIVLIDDLDELIDKERANRSTVINALVEGLVSVRQAICDKEKPPKVIVIAACRDYITIVPEKLRRPYRLQRAILLPPMDMSRRTAVISSLNPPFHPDVKEQIICDLSDRTHAYNGLDLQKLLSTIDYLVAAKLHHMQPEAAGTESDVRPKPPADTAFYTDSLEAALLEIRPTAMQDVNLKPPPVRWDDISGQESVKRDLRLAVHFITRPKEEIQKFIRVPPKGFLLYGPPGCSKTMTAQAMATESGLNFFAVKGAELLNMYVGESERQIRDLFSRARAAAPSMIFFDEIDSIAGSRKGFGSDGGGATSQGGLNVLTTLLNEMDGFEDLRGVFVLAATNRPHALDPAIMRPGRFDEIIYVPPPDPAAREAILRKNSAGCQLAPDVDFARLAQLTEGNSGAEVAGTCQSAGKLAMRRSLDEPSSEGAISMADFEAAIAGQRKQITKQMLEGYAEWEKQFH
- a CDS encoding dolichyl-phosphate beta-glucosyltransferase, encoding MATHNGLYERFLWPAVDVVRYAPPHMILLGMLALLIPGFLALYFILHLVAPKPRAPLPSEKTYLTSSPKDGRNTTAQLPCWYDRWLAEQRRQRQANEDAPDLGLIEPAEVAMSVVVPAYNEESRILPTLEEMVEYLDARFGRDPPAKSTQTALVSPTTPKRLALKKHQAVPEPLTGYEIIIVNDGSTDCTVQVALDFARDRGLHDIVRVVTLAKNRGKGGGVTHGFRHARGEYVVFADADGASKFSDLGKLVEGCEDVVDGSNRGVAIGSRGHLVGSEAVVKRSALRNFLMKSFHFVLMILTPPATSRIRDTQCGFKLFSRAALPHIIPYMHSEGWIFDIEMLMLAESAPATPVVAADGSVIGMSPGIKVVEVPIDWHEVEGSKMNLIHDSIKMAIGLAVLRASWMMGVYRRRLT